In a single window of the Biomphalaria glabrata chromosome 5, xgBioGlab47.1, whole genome shotgun sequence genome:
- the LOC106078896 gene encoding elongator complex protein 3 has product MGKNKKKVAQNFSKEELLVLSVTEIVNELIIADREKKDVDLNKLKTRIASKYNMASQPRLVDIIAAVPQEYKKILLPKLKAKPIRTASGIAVVAVMCKPHRCPHIAMTGNICVYCPGGPDSDFEYSTQSYTGYEPTSMRAIRARYNPYLQTRHRVEQLQQLGHSVDKVEFIVMGGTFMSLPDDYRDYFIRNLHDALSGHTSSSVQEAVKYSEKSTTKCIGITIETRPDYCLKKHLSDMLKYGCTRLEIGVQSVYEDVARDTNRGHTVKAVCESFQMSKDAGFKVVSHMMPDLPNVGWERDIEQFVEFFENPAFRADGLKIYPTLVIRGTGLYELWKTGRYKSYPPSQLIDLIARILALVPPWTRVYRVQRDIPMPLVSSGVEHGNIRELALARMNDLGTQCRDVRTREVGIQELHNKVKPDQAELIRRDYVANGGWETFLSYEDPEQDILIGLLRLRKCSPDTFRPELKGGCSIVRELHVYGSVVPVHTRDPRKFQHQGFGMLLMEEAERIALEEHGSRKIAVISGVGTRNYYRKIGYELEGPYMTKILR; this is encoded by the exons ATGGGAAAAAATAAGAAGAAAg ttgcaCAGAATTTCTCCAAAGAGGAACTGCTGGTCCTGTCAGTGACTGAAATAGTCAATGAGCTTATCATTGCAGACAGGGAAAAGAAGGATGTGGACCTAAATAA ATTGAAGACAAGAATAGCTAGTAAATACAATATGGCTAGTCAGCCTAGACTTGTTGACATCATAGCTGCAGTGCCTCAAGAATATAAGAAG atttTACTTCCAAAATTAAAAGCCAAGCCCATACGAACTGCAAGTGGA ATTGCAGTGGTGGCAGTGATGTGTAAGCCTCATAGATGTCCACATATTGCAATGACTGGAAATATTTGTGT GTATTGTCCAGGAGGCCCTGACTCTGACTTTGAGTATTCAACACAGTCCTACACTGGATATGAG CCTACATCAATGAGAGCTATAAGAGCCAGGTACAACCCCTATCTACAGACAAGGCACAGAGTTGAACAG ctTCAACAACTAGGTCACAGTGTGGACAAAGTTGAATTCATTGTGATGGGAGGTACATTTATGAGTTTGCCGGATGATTACAGAGATTATTTTATCAG GAATCTCCATGATGCTCTCAGTGGCCACACAAGTTCCAGTGTTCAGGAAGCTGTCAA ATACTCGGAGAAAAGTACCACAAAGTGTATTGGAATCACCATAGAAACCAGACCAGATTACTGCCTGAAGAAACATTTAAG TGATATGCTGAAGTATGGCTGTACAAGATTAGAGATTGGTGTTCAAAGTGTCTATGAGGATGTAGCTAGGGATACAAACAG AGGTCACACAGTGAAAGCTGTTTGTGAGTCTTTTCAAATGTCTAAAGATGCAGGTTTTAAAGTAGTTTCTCACATGATGCCAGATTTACCAAATGTTGGATGGGAAAGAGACATTGAACAGTTTGTG GAATTTTTTGAAAATCCAGCCTTCCGTGCTGATGGACTTAAAATCTATCCAACCCTTGTAATCAGAGGCACAG GTCTCTATGAACTTTGGAAGACAGGACGTTACAAGAGTTATCCACCCTCACAACTCATTGATCTCATCGCTAGAATTTTAGCCCTTGTTCCTCCATGGACTAGAGTTTACAGAGTTCAGAG AGATATCCCAATGCCATTAGTGTCCAGTGGTGTGGAACATGGAAATATACGAGAGTTGGCATTAGCAAGGATGAATGATTTAGGAACACAGTGTCGAGATGTCAGGACTAGAGAAGTTGGTATCCAAGAGCTCCATAACAAAGTTAAACCTGATCAA GCCGAGCTAATTCGACGGGACTATGTTGCTAATGGAGGCTGGGAAACTTTCCTTTCCTATGAAGATCCAGAGCAAGACATCTTGATTGGTCTGCTTCGCTTGCGTAAATGTTCTCCAGATACATTTAGACCAGAACTTAAAGGTGGATGTTCCATTGTAAGGGAACTCCATGTTTACGGCAGCGTTGTTCCTGTGCATACCAGAGACCCCAGAAAATTTCAGCATCAG GGCTTTGGAATGCTGTTAATGGAAGAAGCGGAACGAATAGCTCTAGAGGAACATGGTTCAAGAAAAATAGCTGTTATTTCTG GAGTCGGCACTAGGAATTACTACAGAAAAATTGGATATGAACTTGAAGGACCTTACATGACTAAAATACTCAGATAG